CGACCGCGTCGGACGCACCGCCGGGCGCGAAGCCCACCACGATGCGCAGCGGCGCCGCCGCCGCGCGAGCGGGCGCCGCGATCATCGCGATCACGGCTGCCATCCAGGCACGGCGATGGGGGCGCAGCGGCAAGGGGATCACCTTCGACCGGCATTGTCGACCACGCTTCGTCCAGTGGCCATCCCGGTCGGCTTGCCCTTCCTGCCGCCGGGCAGGGCTGTCAGCTTCGCTTCGCGCTGCGCGCCGGGGAACGCGCGACGCAGGCTTCGACCCCGGCGGCGATGGTCTCGACAGCGCACGCCCGCAGCGCGTCAAAGTCGCTCCACGGGTAGCGGGTGTTGACGATGCGCGCATGCAGGTAGCCCACCATCAGCGACATGCGCAGGTCGCGCGCGACCAGCGCACGGTCTTTCCGGCCGCCGATCTCCGCGACGAGCTCGTCGATCAGCGGTCCGGCCAGGTCGACGGCGCTGACGTAAGCCTCGCTGCCCGTCAACGGCGCGCCCTGCGCCCGGTCCTCCATGGTCTCGGGGGTCATGTAGACGAGCCGGAAGTGCGCCGGATGCGATTCCCAGTACCGCAGGAAGGACTCGATGCTCGCCCGCAGGCGAGCACGCGCCGTCTTCTGCGTCGCGACCGCGGCCTTCACGCTGGCCTGCGCGTCGCTCAGCACCACTTCCCACATCGCGCGCAGCAGGTCCGCCTTGCTCGGGTAGTAGCGGTACAGCGCCATGGGCGAGACGCCCATCTCGGCGGCCAGCGCGCGCATCGACAGTGCCGAAACGCCTTCGCGCTCGTGGATCGCGAAGGCAGCCGCGACGATCTGCTGGCGCAGCTGGTCGTGGTCTTCGGCAGATCCGCGGCGGACGCGCCGGTGCGTCGGGACAGACGTTTCACTTGCCATGTTTACGGTGTACGCGTATAGTGTACATATACGTTGTCAACGAATTGCGATTGTGCACGCTTTTCGGCGCCCTGCCGGAGCTTGTCGCATCGATGGCCGTGTTCGCAGCGCCCGCGCCGGGCGCACAAACCGCAACGACCGGGGACGGAAATGTTGGTGAACTTGAAGATCGGCCAGCGCTTGGCCGTGGTGCTGGCCTGCGTGCTGGTGATCTCGGCGGCGATCGCCGGTGCAGGTTGGTGGGGCGTCGATTCGCTGCACACGGCGGCGAGTCGCGCGCTGGTCCACGACGTGAAGCTGGCGCAGGAGGCCAGCGACATCCAGATGCTGGTGCTGCTCGAACGCCGCTACGAAAAGGACGCATTGATCAACCTGGGCGACGCCGAAAAGCTCACCGAGTACACGGGCAAGTGGCAGGACGTCCGCACGCGCCTCACGAAGGCCATCGAGCACACACGGGCGCTCGAGCTGGGCCCCGAGGACGCCCAGGCGATTGCCCAGCTGGGCGATCACTTCGGCCACTACGCCCGGGGTTTCGAATCGACGCTCTCGGCCATCGCGGCCGGGCAGATCAAGACCACGGCCGACGCGAACGCCGACCTGGGCAAGGTGAAGGCGGCGGTGCGCGGCATGGAAGCCATCAGCGACGCGGTCGCCGACCGCGCGATGCAACGCGCCGGCAAGGTGCAGGCGACGATGGACGCGGTGCGCGCGCGCGCCGTCACGCTGCTGCTCGTGCTGTCGGCGCTCGGCCTGGCCGCGGCGGCGCTGCTGAGCTGGCTGCTCGCGCGCTCGATCACGCTGCCGATCCGCGAGGCGGTGCGCATCGCCGAGACCGTCGCCGCCGGCGACCTGAGCTCGCGCATCCACGTCGGGAGCCGCGACGAGGTCGGCCAGCTGCTCGCGGCGCTGGGGTGCATGAACGAGAACCTGACGAAGCTCGTCGGCAAGGTACGCGACGGGTCGGACTCGATCGCGACCGGGACGGCCCAGATCGCCACCGGCAATGCCGACCTCAGTCAGCGCACCGAGGAGCAGGCGAGCAACCTCCAGCAGACCGCCGCGTCGATGGAGCAGCTCACCGCGACGGTGAGGCAGAACGCCGAGGCGGCCCGCGAAGCCACCCGCCTGGCGGGCAGCGCCACCGCGGTGGCGACCCGCGGCGGCGAGGTCGTCGGCCAGGTCGTCGCGACGATGGGCGACATCGCGGCGTCGTCGCATCGCATCGCCGAGATCATCGGCGTGGTCGACGGCATCGCCTTCCAGACCAACATCCTCGCGCTGAACGCCGCCGTCGAGGCGGCGCGCGCCGGCGAGCAGGGACGCGGCTTCGCCGTCGTCGCCGGCGAGGTGCGCAGTCTCGCGCAGCGCAGTGCGCATGCCGCCCGGGAGATCAAGACCCTGATCGGCGAGAGCGTGCAGCGCGTCGAGTCCGGCGGCCAGCTGGTGCACGAGGCCGGCGAGACCATGAACGAGATCGTGGTGCAGGTGCGTCGCGTCAACGATCTCATCGCCGAGATCGGCTCGGCGAGCGCCCAGCAGAGCAGCGGCATCGAGCAGATCGGAGAAGCCGTCTCGCAGCTCGATCAGGTGACGCAGCAGAACGCCGCGCTCGTCGAGGAGAGCGCGGCCGCGGCGGAGAGCCTGAAAGCGCAGGCGGTTCAACTCGCCGAGATCGTGGCGGTGTTCAAGCTCGCGGTCGAGCCCGCAGCCGCCGCGGCGACATCCGTCGCGGACACGCCGGTCATGGCCGCGGCAGCGCAGCCGGCCCGGGACACGTCATGCACAACGGCCTGAGGCGCTGGCTGAGGAACGGCTGCGGCATTCCCGGCGGGCGTCCGAACGACCGCCGCGACGCGTGGCCGAGCGCCGCCGAGCTCGAACGGACGACGCAGCGCCGCTACCTCGCCCTGCTGCTGGCCTTCGCACTCACGTTCACCAGCGGCTTCGCGATCGCGTTCACGGTCCAGCAAGCCTGGGAAGAGGCGATCGCCAACGCCGCGATGGCTGCCGTCAGCCTGGCCTGCGCCGCCTGGGCCTGGCGCACGAGCCGCCCCGAGTGGCCGATGCGCGTGCTGTCGGCGGCGCTGATCGCCATGCTGGCCTGGAAGACCGTCGAGCAAGGCGCGCCGCTGCCCGCCGCCGGCTGGTGGCTGTCCATCATGCCTTTCATCCTCGCCGGGGCCGGGCTCTACGCGATGGCAGTCGGCGGGGTCACGCTCTTCGTCACGGTCGTCACCTGGCTCTACTTCGGTCCTCACGCAGGCACCGCAGCCCTCGGTGAATACGCCGGGATCGGACCGACGCGGCAGTACATCGCCATCGTCGGCTCGGAAGCGATCGCCCTCGTGATGATCCTCGCGGCCATCCGCGGCCGGCGAGAGACGGCACGGGCGATCGAAGCGACCCGTGGCGCGGCCATCGAGGCAATGGGCGTCAAGGCGCGCTTCCTTGCCAACATGAGCCACGAGATCCGCACACCGCTGAACGGCGTCATCGGAACGGCCGAGCTGCTGCGCGCAAAGCACATCGACGAGGCACAGCGCGCGCGGCTGACCGGGCTGCTCGAGCAGAGCGCGGGCACGCTGCTGGCCATCGTCAACGACGTGCTGGACTGGACCAAGCTCGATGCCGGCAAGGTGGTCCTCGAGGCGCGGCCGGTGCACCTGCGGCGCCTCGTCTTCGAAGCCAACGAGCTGTTCGCGGTTCAGGCGTACAACAAGGGCATCGAGCTGACGTCGAGCTGCAACCCGGACGTGCCGCGCGTCTTCATCGGCGACCCGACCCGGCTTCGCCAGATCATCGACAACCTCGTCGGCAACGCCGTCAAGTTCACGTCCAGCGGCGGCGTGCACATGCACCTCTCGCTCGAGGCCGAAGCGACGTCCGCGGCAAGCTCCGCGCAGCCGCGCCATTGCGTGCGCATCGAGGTCGCCGACTCGGGCATCGGCATCGACCAGCAGCGCCTGTCCTCGCTGTTCAAGGCGTTCACGCAGGCGGACGAGTCGGTGACGCGGCGCTTCGGCGGCACGGGCCTCGGGCTGGCGATCAGCCTGGAGCTCGCGCGGCTGATGGGCGGCCGCATCGACGTCGTGAGCGCCCTGGGCCGCGGCAGCACCTTCGCGCTGACGGTGCCGCTGGAGCCCTGGACGCAGCCGGGCGCGCTGCCTGCCGCCAAGCCGCGCAGCGACCTGCTTCTCGCCTCGGCCAGCCGTGGCGTCCAGCGCCACGTGAAGACCATCCTGCACGACCTCGGCATCGAGCCGCGGATCGTGCGCGAGCTGCCGATGGACGACTGCGGCGAGGGCTACCGCCTGTTGCTGGTCGACGCGCCATTGCTCGCCTCGCTGCCCGATTCGCGCGCATGGCTGCAGCGCCAGGCCCAGGCGCGGCGGCGCATCGCCGTCATCGCGCCGCTGGGCGCCGATTTCGCCGGCCTGCTCCCCGATGACGTGCTGCTGCTGTACAAGCCGATACGCCGCGGCTCGCTGAAGGCCGTGCTGGCCGCGCTCGAGCGCACGACTGCCGACGAGGCCGTTTCACGCGAATCCCTTCCGTCGCCGCCGCCGCTCGGCCCGCACGTGCTGGTGGCCGAAGACGACACGGTCAACCAGCTGGTCGTCCAGGCCATGCTGACCGATCTGGGCGCCACCTGCGTCCTCGCGGCGAATGGCCGCGAGGCGCTCGAGTGCCTGGCCGCCGAAAGCTTCGACCTCGTGCTGATGGACATGCAGATGCCCGAGCTCGACGGCGTCTGCGCGACGCGTGCGCTGCGGGCCATCGAATCCGGCAGCGCCGCGCGCCGCGTGCCGGTCGTCGCGATGACGGCAAGCGCCGCAGGTGAGGACCTCAGCGCCTGCCGGCAGGCCGGCATGGACGACGTCCTCCCCAAGCCCTTCGGCATTGCCGGCATTCGTTCGGTGCTGCGCACGCATTGCCCCGCGCCCACGGCACGCGAAGCGGGAGATGCGTCGCCTTCCTCCACGGACGTCGGGATGGCAGCTCAACCCTGGTCAGGCACCGCGCGGGGCGCCGGACCGTCGTAGGTCCAGGTGTTCTCGAACGTCGAGATCATTCCGCGCCCGGCGATCTGCGGATGAGAGCTCGGGTGAGGGACTTGCCTCGCGAGAAACTGAGCCCGCCATCCGGGACTTTTCGCCGCTATCGAAGAGCGCTGTGTATCCGAGTGTGTCGATTGACCCCTTCAGGTGGTTGGAGACACATGCGGGGCGGCACACTTCGCGACCTCGCATCCGAAACAGCCCTCAACCTGCATGGAGCAAAGACCAAATGGCGAATTCATCGAAGCTGCGTGAAGTAGTTTCCGTCGACACCGCTGCCGCGGCAACGCCGGTGGTGCGGGCCATCGACGTGGGCTTCGGTCTCGTCAAGTGCAGCCTGCCCGGCAGCGGCTTCATGAGCTTTCCCTCGATGGCCATCCCGGCGGACGGGAGCGCGGTGCGCACCCTCAGCACGCGCCGCCGCGACACCTTCGACGTGCCGGTCAACGGCGCGACGTACGAAGTCGGTCGCGATGTCGGTCTCGCCCAGGCCGGCGGCAGCTTCGGCCGCGACGTGACCGACGAGTTCTACCGCGGCAGCATCTACGAGGCGCTTGCCAAGGGCGCGTTGCGCTACATGGCCGAGGCCGGCGATGCGGAGATCGACCTGCTGGTGCTGGGCCTGCCGGTGAACCAGTACAACGACGCCAAGCGCCGCGACTATCTGCGCGAAGTCTACGAAGGGGCCATCGACCTCGGCGACGGCAAGACCATGAGCGTGCGCAAGGTGGTGGTGCAGGCGCAGCCCATGGGAGGCTATGCGGCGCTCGACAGCCACCTGGAAGACCTGAACCAGACCATCGTCGCCACCGGCGGCGCGCTGCAGCCGCTTTCCAGCGGCGAAGAACTGGACGACCTGTCGGTGCTGATGGTCGACGCCGGAGAGCACACGCTCGACTGGCTGCTCATCCAGCAAGGCGCGATCAACCCGCGTGCAAGCGGCGCCGCCTCCGACGCCGGGCGGCACCGCGTGGTGCGCGCGGTGCTCGACTCGCTGGCCTCGGACATCGGCCGCCCGCTGGGCCCGGCGGTGCTGCCGCGCATCAACGAGGCCCTGCGCTTGAAGAAGGAGGTCAAGCTCTCGGGCGTGGCCTACGACCTGACGCGCTATGAGCCGGTCATCATGAGCGTGGTGGAGGATTCCATCAACCGCATGGTCGACGGCTTGCGCGACGCGCACGAGATCATCGATCTCATGGTGCTGGTGGGCGGGCAGCCCGAGCGCTACCGCGACGTGCTGGCGCGGCGCTTCCCGGCGATTCCGGTCTTCATCATGCCCGAGCCGCTGTCCGCGAACGTGCGCGGCTTCCAGCTGATCGGCGAGGCCCTGGCCGAGGAAGGCTGAGCGCCTCGCCGGGCGTCGCCGCACCATGGCCAATCTCCGGCTCGAGCTGGACATCGACAGCGACGTCTATCCGGAGCTGTACGCCAAGCTGTTGACCATCGTCACGCCGGGCGGGCGCAGCGAACGCGTGCGCCAGCTCGCGGCCAGCGGGCTCGTGTGGGAAATGCTGCGCATCGAGGGCCATGCGCCGCCCATCGCTCGCCGCCCTGCCGGCACGCAGCCATCCGCCCGGCCGGCGGTGCCGGGCTTCGTCGATCTCGCCATCGATGCGCCTGCGCCGGCGGCGGATGCCGCGCAGGCCCGGCTTCCGGTGCTCACCGACGTCCTGGAGCCCATGGCGGTGACGCCGGCACGCGAAGGCGCCGAGGAATCCGACGATCCCCCCCTGCCCGAGACGCGCCACACGCAGCCCCTGTGGCCGCACGGCAGCAAGCGCCCGCCCAGCACGCGCTCGCGCCTCATGCGCATGAAGGAACGCGGGCTGTTCAAGAACGGCTGAGGCTGCGTCTTGCTCCCGCTCGCGGGAGCCCCTGGCACAGGTATTTCGGATGCATGCACTCGTAGAGCCCATGCACCGTGCCCTCGCGTCCATAGCCTCGACGTCACCGGCCCCGCGCCGCAGCCGCCCGACCACGAACCTGGGCGCACCCGCGGCATCATCTGCCGAAGCGGACTCCACAACGACATCAAGCGCGGCGCCAGGCCCTCAAAGCAGCACCACGCTGCGCGGGCTCGCTCCTAAGCTTTGCGGCACTCCAGTCCTTTCGAGACGAATGCCGATGAGCTCCTCCCGCCCCGACGTTGACACCCTCGCCGCGCTCGACCGCGCGCACCTCGTCCACCCGGTCTCCGCCTGGCGCCAGCACGAGGAGCGCGGGCCGATGGTGCTTTCCACCGGCCGCGGCGCATGGCTCACCGACGCGCGGGGCAACGAACTGCTCGACGCCTTTGCAGGCCTGTGGTGCGTGAACGTCGGCTACGGACAGGAGAGCGTCGTGCAGGCCGCGACGGCCCAGCTGCGCACCCTGCCCTACGCGACCGGCTATTTCGGCTTCGCCAGCGAGCCCGCGATCCGGCTGGCGGCCAAGCTCGTGGAGATCACGCCGCCCTCGCTGACACGGGCGTACCTGACCCTCGGCGGCTCCGAAGCCGTCGATGCCGCGGTGCGTTTCATCGTGCAGTACTGGAACGCGCGCGGCCGGTCCACGAAGAAGCACTTCATCTCGCTCGATCGCGGCTACCACGGCTCGTCGTCGACCGGCGCCGGCCTGACCGCGCTGCCGGCGTTCCATCGCGGCTTCGACCTGCCCCTGCCGACGCAGCACTACATCCCCTCGCCCAATCCCTACCGCCACCCGCAGGGCAGCGATGCGCCGTCGCTGATCGCCGCTTCGGTGGCCGCGCTGCGCGCGAAGGTCGCCGAGCTCGGCGCGGACAACGTCGCGGCGTTCTTCTGCGAGCCCATCCAGGGCTCGGGCGGCGTGATCGTGCCGCCGGTCGGCTGGCTCAAGGCAATGCGCGAGGCCGCGCGCGAGCTCGACATCCTGTTCGTCGTCGACGAGGTCATCACCGGCTTCGGGCGCACCGGCCCGATGTTCGCGAGCGAAGCCGAAGGCGTGGACCCCGACCTGATGACCCTCGCGAAGGGGCTGACCGCCGGATACGTGCCCATGGGCGCGACGATGCTGTCCGAAGAGGTCTACGCGGCCATCGCCGATGCCGCACCGGCCGGCGCGCCGATCGGCCACGGCGCGACCTACTCGGCGCACCCGGTGGGCGCCGCGGTCGCGCTCGAGGTGCTGCGGCTGTACGACGAGGGCGGCATCCTCGCCAACGGCCAGCACGTGGCGCGTCACTTCGCGGCCGGGCTCGACGCCTTGCGCGCCCACCCGCTGGTCGGCGACGCACGCCACCGCGGCCTGCTCGGCGCGCTGGAGCTGGTGAGCGACAAGGCGAGCAGGCGCGGCTTCGATGCAGCGCTCGGGTTGCCCGACCGCCTGTTCGCCGCGGCGTACCGCAATGGCGTCATCTTCCGCTGCTTCGGCGACTCGATCCTCGGGTTCGCACCCGCGCTCACGTACACGCAGGCCGAGTTCGAGCAGCTGTTCCTGCGCCTGCGCCGAACGCTCGACGACGTGCTCGCCGCTGCGGAGGTGCGCGCCGCCCTCGCCTGAGTCGCAGAATCACGTTCCACCGTGACCGCCCATCACCGCCATGCCTGAAGCCTTCAAGGTCGACCGACTCGACCTGCGCATCCTCGCGCAACTGCAGAAGAACGGCCGCATGACCAACGTCGACCTCGCCGACGCGGTCGGACTCTCGCCGAGCCCGTGCCTAATCCGCGTCAAGCGGCTGGAGCAGGCCGGCTACATCTGCGGCTACGGCGCGCACCTGCGGCTGGAGAAGCTCGGCGACACGCTGACGGTGTTCACCGAAGTGACCCTCACCGACCATCATCGCGAGGACTTCATCCGTTTCGAGGCGGCGATCCGCGAGGTCGACGAGATCATGGAATGCCACCTCGTCAGCGGCGGCTACGACTACCTGCTGCGCTTCCTCACGCGCGGCGTGAACCACTACCAGCAGGTCATCGAAGGACTGCTCGAGCGCAACATCGGCATCGAGAAGTACTTCAGCTACATCGTCATCAAGTCGCCGTTCATCAAGACCCACTGCGCGATCGAGCGGCTGTTTCCGGAGCGGGCCGAGTGAACCCGCCGTGCACGCGGGCGCCGGCTGCTACAGCCTCGGCGCGGCGCAGATCGCGCTGAAGGCGCAAGCCAATGTTCGGCGACAGGCTTCGGCTCAGGTGCCGATCACGCCGCCGTCGGTCCTGCGGACCACGACCGTGGCCGAGCGTGGCCGCCCCGGCGCGGCATTCGGCCACTTGGAGAACTTGCTCGGCTCGGCGGGATCGCTGCGGTCGCTCGGCGTCTCACCCGGGTGCTGGATGTTGACGAACATCGTGGTGCCGTCCGGGGTCCATGTGACGCCCGTGACCTCGCAGTTCACCGGCCCGGTGAGGAAGCGCCGCATCTCGCCGGTGGCCACGTCGCAGGCCAGCATCTGGTTGTTGCCCACGTTGACGAATTCGCCCTTGTACATCTGGGTCGCATGGGCATCGGTCTGCACCCACAGCACGCCGCGCGCATCGAAGGCCAGGCCGTCCGGACAGGCGAAGATGTCGCCCTTGATGTTGCCTCGGGCCTCCGCGCGTGTGTTGGCCGGGTCGCCGGCGAGCACGAGGTGGTTCCAGCGAAAGCCGGTGGCGTCGAAGTCGCCGCCTTCCTGCCAGCGGATGATGGAGCCCATGACGTTGTTGGCGCGCGGGTTGGCCGCATCCGGTGCCGGCATGTTGGGGGCGCCGCGCGAGCTGTTGTTGGTCAGGGTGCAGTAGATCTCGCCGCTTCTCGCGTCGATGGCAAGCCACTCGGGCCGGTCCATCTTGGTGGCACCGAGCGCATCGCTCGCCTGCCGGCTCTTGATGACCACCTCGCCCTGGTCGGCGAAGCCGCCGGCCGCGGTGAGAGGGCCCTGCCCGTGCACCAGCGGCAGCCAGCGTCCCGATCCGTCCGCGTCGAAGCGGGCCACGTACAAGGTGCCGTGGTCCAGCAGTTCGCGGTTCGCGCGCCCCCCGCCCGGCTGCATCTTGTCGCGACTCACGAACTTGTAGATGTATTCGAAGCGCGCGTCTTCGCCGGAGTAGACGACCGCGCGCCCGTCCTTGGTCAGCGCCACCCAGGCGCCCTCGTGCGCGGCGCGGCCGATGGCGGTGCGCTTGACCGGCGTGCTGGACGGGTCGAGCGGGTCGATCTCGACCACCCAGCCGAAGCGGTTCGGCTCGTTCGGGTGCTTCACCGCGTCGAAGCGCTCGTCATGCTCGCCCCAGCGGTAGGTGCCGGTCTTGCGCAGGCCCCAGCGCTGCTGGTGCGCATCGAGCTTGTCGCCGCCGTCGAAATAGAAGGCGAAGTTCTCTTCGCCGGTGAGGTAGGTGCCCCACGGTGTCTTGCCGCTGGCGCAGTTGTTCAAGGTGCCGAGCACGGTGCGCCCCGCGGGATCCGCCGCCGTGCGCATCAGCGCATGGCCTGCGGCCGGACCGCCCACCGTCATCGGCGTATAGGCGGTGAAGCGCCGCGCATGGCGGCTGGGGCGAACCATCTGCCAACGGCCGTCCTTGAGTTCGACCTCGATGACGGACACGCCGTGCGCGGCCTGCGCCTTCTTCACCTTGTCGGCACTCCAGGTCTTCATGCCGTCGGTGTGCAGCAGGCCGTCGTCGGTGTACTCGTGGTTCATCACCAGCAGGCCGCGCGCGGAGCTTCCCTCGAGGGCATAGAAGTGAATGCCGTCGTGGTGCATGCCCATCTGCGCTTCCTGGTCGGCGGCCGAGTTGGAACCATCGGGGCGCCACGCGGGCATGTTGCCCGCCACGCCGATGGGCTCGCCCCACGCCGCCAGCACGCTCGCCACATAACCCTCGGGCACCACCAGGGTGTCGTCGCTGGTGGCCGGCACCGCCTTGAAGCCGAGCTTGGGGCCGGAAGAGCCCGCTGCCATCCCGGCGCACCCGGAGGTCAGCGGCGCGAACAGCGCGCCGAGCGCTGCGCCGAGCGACAGCTGCAGCACGCTGCGTCGCGCCGGATCGGACACGCTGTGGATGTCAGGGTTGGACGAGCGATTGCTGTCCTCCATCGAATCGAAATCCTTGGCCATCTGCGGTCTCCTCGAAGGTTGGGGTTTTTACACCCTCTCCCCGCCTGCGGGGAGAGGGCCGGGCTGAGGTGGCGGCCGGCTCACAAGTGACGCTCGACGACCGGCCGGGCCCCGGCGTTGCCGGTGACGCTCATGTTATGGCCCTCTCGATGCTTTCGCGGGCGGCCCCAGGCCGCGAATCGGCACGGGGATGCGTCATCCTTGCCTGGGCGATGTAGCAATGGCGCGTCCGGCCGACTCCCGGCACGGCGCCCTGCCCCTCACACCGGCACTGGGCGCACATGACCGGCACATCGCTTGCCCTAACGAACGACACCGTGCGCCGCGCGGCCTCACTTGCAAGGACTTTCATATGGCCACCAGAAACACCACCCCGCGCGTCGAGAAGCGCGCC
The Piscinibacter sp. XHJ-5 DNA segment above includes these coding regions:
- a CDS encoding aminotransferase class III-fold pyridoxal phosphate-dependent enzyme; this encodes MPMSSSRPDVDTLAALDRAHLVHPVSAWRQHEERGPMVLSTGRGAWLTDARGNELLDAFAGLWCVNVGYGQESVVQAATAQLRTLPYATGYFGFASEPAIRLAAKLVEITPPSLTRAYLTLGGSEAVDAAVRFIVQYWNARGRSTKKHFISLDRGYHGSSSTGAGLTALPAFHRGFDLPLPTQHYIPSPNPYRHPQGSDAPSLIAASVAALRAKVAELGADNVAAFFCEPIQGSGGVIVPPVGWLKAMREAARELDILFVVDEVITGFGRTGPMFASEAEGVDPDLMTLAKGLTAGYVPMGATMLSEEVYAAIADAAPAGAPIGHGATYSAHPVGAAVALEVLRLYDEGGILANGQHVARHFAAGLDALRAHPLVGDARHRGLLGALELVSDKASRRGFDAALGLPDRLFAAAYRNGVIFRCFGDSILGFAPALTYTQAEFEQLFLRLRRTLDDVLAAAEVRAALA
- a CDS encoding ATP-binding protein → MHNGLRRWLRNGCGIPGGRPNDRRDAWPSAAELERTTQRRYLALLLAFALTFTSGFAIAFTVQQAWEEAIANAAMAAVSLACAAWAWRTSRPEWPMRVLSAALIAMLAWKTVEQGAPLPAAGWWLSIMPFILAGAGLYAMAVGGVTLFVTVVTWLYFGPHAGTAALGEYAGIGPTRQYIAIVGSEAIALVMILAAIRGRRETARAIEATRGAAIEAMGVKARFLANMSHEIRTPLNGVIGTAELLRAKHIDEAQRARLTGLLEQSAGTLLAIVNDVLDWTKLDAGKVVLEARPVHLRRLVFEANELFAVQAYNKGIELTSSCNPDVPRVFIGDPTRLRQIIDNLVGNAVKFTSSGGVHMHLSLEAEATSAASSAQPRHCVRIEVADSGIGIDQQRLSSLFKAFTQADESVTRRFGGTGLGLAISLELARLMGGRIDVVSALGRGSTFALTVPLEPWTQPGALPAAKPRSDLLLASASRGVQRHVKTILHDLGIEPRIVRELPMDDCGEGYRLLLVDAPLLASLPDSRAWLQRQAQARRRIAVIAPLGADFAGLLPDDVLLLYKPIRRGSLKAVLAALERTTADEAVSRESLPSPPPLGPHVLVAEDDTVNQLVVQAMLTDLGATCVLAANGREALECLAAESFDLVLMDMQMPELDGVCATRALRAIESGSAARRVPVVAMTASAAGEDLSACRQAGMDDVLPKPFGIAGIRSVLRTHCPAPTAREAGDASPSSTDVGMAAQPWSGTARGAGPS
- a CDS encoding methyl-accepting chemotaxis protein; the encoded protein is MLVNLKIGQRLAVVLACVLVISAAIAGAGWWGVDSLHTAASRALVHDVKLAQEASDIQMLVLLERRYEKDALINLGDAEKLTEYTGKWQDVRTRLTKAIEHTRALELGPEDAQAIAQLGDHFGHYARGFESTLSAIAAGQIKTTADANADLGKVKAAVRGMEAISDAVADRAMQRAGKVQATMDAVRARAVTLLLVLSALGLAAAALLSWLLARSITLPIREAVRIAETVAAGDLSSRIHVGSRDEVGQLLAALGCMNENLTKLVGKVRDGSDSIATGTAQIATGNADLSQRTEEQASNLQQTAASMEQLTATVRQNAEAAREATRLAGSATAVATRGGEVVGQVVATMGDIAASSHRIAEIIGVVDGIAFQTNILALNAAVEAARAGEQGRGFAVVAGEVRSLAQRSAHAAREIKTLIGESVQRVESGGQLVHEAGETMNEIVVQVRRVNDLIAEIGSASAQQSSGIEQIGEAVSQLDQVTQQNAALVEESAAAAESLKAQAVQLAEIVAVFKLAVEPAAAAATSVADTPVMAAAAQPARDTSCTTA
- a CDS encoding PhoX family phosphatase → MAKDFDSMEDSNRSSNPDIHSVSDPARRSVLQLSLGAALGALFAPLTSGCAGMAAGSSGPKLGFKAVPATSDDTLVVPEGYVASVLAAWGEPIGVAGNMPAWRPDGSNSAADQEAQMGMHHDGIHFYALEGSSARGLLVMNHEYTDDGLLHTDGMKTWSADKVKKAQAAHGVSVIEVELKDGRWQMVRPSRHARRFTAYTPMTVGGPAAGHALMRTAADPAGRTVLGTLNNCASGKTPWGTYLTGEENFAFYFDGGDKLDAHQQRWGLRKTGTYRWGEHDERFDAVKHPNEPNRFGWVVEIDPLDPSSTPVKRTAIGRAAHEGAWVALTKDGRAVVYSGEDARFEYIYKFVSRDKMQPGGGRANRELLDHGTLYVARFDADGSGRWLPLVHGQGPLTAAGGFADQGEVVIKSRQASDALGATKMDRPEWLAIDARSGEIYCTLTNNSSRGAPNMPAPDAANPRANNVMGSIIRWQEGGDFDATGFRWNHLVLAGDPANTRAEARGNIKGDIFACPDGLAFDARGVLWVQTDAHATQMYKGEFVNVGNNQMLACDVATGEMRRFLTGPVNCEVTGVTWTPDGTTMFVNIQHPGETPSDRSDPAEPSKFSKWPNAAPGRPRSATVVVRRTDGGVIGT
- a CDS encoding winged helix-turn-helix transcriptional regulator, which produces MPEAFKVDRLDLRILAQLQKNGRMTNVDLADAVGLSPSPCLIRVKRLEQAGYICGYGAHLRLEKLGDTLTVFTEVTLTDHHREDFIRFEAAIREVDEIMECHLVSGGYDYLLRFLTRGVNHYQQVIEGLLERNIGIEKYFSYIVIKSPFIKTHCAIERLFPERAE
- a CDS encoding TetR/AcrR family transcriptional regulator; the encoded protein is MASETSVPTHRRVRRGSAEDHDQLRQQIVAAAFAIHEREGVSALSMRALAAEMGVSPMALYRYYPSKADLLRAMWEVVLSDAQASVKAAVATQKTARARLRASIESFLRYWESHPAHFRLVYMTPETMEDRAQGAPLTGSEAYVSAVDLAGPLIDELVAEIGGRKDRALVARDLRMSLMVGYLHARIVNTRYPWSDFDALRACAVETIAAGVEACVARSPARSAKRS
- a CDS encoding ParM/StbA family protein — encoded protein: MANSSKLREVVSVDTAAAATPVVRAIDVGFGLVKCSLPGSGFMSFPSMAIPADGSAVRTLSTRRRDTFDVPVNGATYEVGRDVGLAQAGGSFGRDVTDEFYRGSIYEALAKGALRYMAEAGDAEIDLLVLGLPVNQYNDAKRRDYLREVYEGAIDLGDGKTMSVRKVVVQAQPMGGYAALDSHLEDLNQTIVATGGALQPLSSGEELDDLSVLMVDAGEHTLDWLLIQQGAINPRASGAASDAGRHRVVRAVLDSLASDIGRPLGPAVLPRINEALRLKKEVKLSGVAYDLTRYEPVIMSVVEDSINRMVDGLRDAHEIIDLMVLVGGQPERYRDVLARRFPAIPVFIMPEPLSANVRGFQLIGEALAEEG